A stretch of Strix aluco isolate bStrAlu1 chromosome 16, bStrAlu1.hap1, whole genome shotgun sequence DNA encodes these proteins:
- the PSMA1 gene encoding proteasome subunit alpha type-1 isoform X2: MFRNQYDNDVTVWSPQGRIHQIEYAMEAVKQGSATVGLKSKTHAVLVALKRAQSELAAHQKKILYVDNHIGISIAGLTADARLLCNFMRQECLDSRFVFDRPLPVSRLVSLIGSKTQIPTQRYGRRPYGVGLLIAGYDDMGPHIFQTCPSANYFDCKAMSIGARSQSARTYLERHMAEFTDCNLNELVKHGLRALRETLPAEQDLTTKNVSIGIVGKDMEFTIYDDDDVAPFLEGLEERPQRKPAPPADEPAEKAEEPMEH, translated from the exons GGCCGAATTCATCAAATAGAATATGCCATGGAAGCTGTGAAACAAGGCTCAGCTACTGTGGGGCTGAAGTCGAAAACACATGCTGTTCTGGTTGCTCTCAAG AGAGCACAGTCTGAGCTGGCagctcatcagaaaaaaatcctgtacgTTGACAACCATATTGGTATCTCAATTGCTGGACTTACTGCTGATGCAAGACTCTTGTG CAATTTCATGCGTCAGGAGTGTCTGGATTCTAGATTTGTGTTTGATAGACCTCTTCCAGTTTCTCGCCTAGTGTCATTAATTGGAAgca AAACCCAGATACCAACGCAGCGTTATGGCAGAAGACCGTATGGTGTAGGACTGCTCATTGCAGGTTATGAT GATATGGGTCCTCATATTTTCCAGACTTGTCCCTCTGCAAACTATTTTGACTGCAAAGCAATGTCCATTGGTGCTCGTTCACAGTCAGCGCGAACTTACTTGGAGAGACACATGGCTGAATTTACTGACT GTAATCTAAATGAGCTAGTTAAACATGGACTGCGTGCCCTGAGAGAGACTCTTCCTGCTGAACAGGATCTGACCACCAAG aatgtTTCCATTGGAATTGTTGGCAAAGACATGGAGTTTACCATCTATGACGATGATGATGTAGCACCATTCCTAGAAGGTCTTGAGGAGAGACCACAGAGAAAG cCTGCTCCGCCTGCTGATGAACCTGCAGAAAAGGCAGAGGAGCCGATGGAGCACTAG
- the COPB1 gene encoding coatomer subunit beta, with amino-acid sequence MTAAENVCYTLINVPMDSEPPSEISLKNDLEKGDVKLKTEALKKVIIMILNGEKLPGLLMTIIRFVLPLQDHTIKKLLLVFWEIVPKTTPDGRLLQEMILVCDAYRKDLQHPNEFIRGSTLRFLCKLKEAELLEPLMPAIRACLEHRHSYVRRNAVLAIYTIYRNFEYLIPDAPELIHDFLVNEKDASCKRNAFMMLIHADQDRALDYLSTCIDQVQTFGDILQLVIVELIYKVCHANPSERARFIRCIYNLLQSSSPAVKYEAAGTLVTLSSAPTAIKAAAQCYIDLIIKESDNNVKLIVLDRLIELKEHPSHERVLQDLVMDILRVLSTPDLEVRKKTLQLALDLVSSRNVEELVIVLKKEVIKTNNVTEHEDTDKYRQLLVRTLHSCSVRFPDMAANVIPVLMEFLSDNNEAAAADVLEFVREAIQRFDNLRPLIVEKMLEVFHAIKSVKIYRGALWILGEYCSTKEDIQSVMTEVRRSLGEIPIVESEIKKEAGELKPEEEVSVGPAQKLVTEMGTYATQSALSSSRPAKKEEDRPPLRGFLLDGDFFVAASLATTLTKIALRYVSLVQEKKKQNSFIAEAMLLMATILHLGKSSLPKKPITDDDVDRISLCLKVLSECSPLMNDIFNKECRQSLSHMLSAKLEEEKLSQKKESEKRNVTVQPDDPISFMQLTAKNEMSSKEDQFQLSLLAAMGNTQRKEAADPLASKLNKVTQLTGFSDPVYAEAYVHVNQYDIVLDVLVVNQTSDTLQNCTLELATLGDLKLVEKPSPLTLAPHDFANIKANVKVASTENGIIFGNIVYDVSGAASDRNCVVLSDIHIDIMDYIQPASCTDAEFRQMWAEFEWENKVTVNTNIIDLNEYLQHILKSTNMKCLTPEKALSGYCGFMAANLYARSIFGEDALANVSIEKPIHLGPEAPVTGHIRIRAKSQGMALSLGDKINLSQKKTSL; translated from the exons ATGACAGCTGCAGAGAATGTGTGTTACACGTTAATCAATGTTCCGATGGATTCAGAACCACCTTctgaaatcagtttaaaaaatGACCTAG AAAAAGGAGATGTCAAGCTGAAGACGGAGGCGTTGAAGAAAGTAATCATTATGATTCTGAATGGTGAAAAACTACCTGGGCTTCTGATGACTATTATACGTTTTGTGCTGCCTCTCCAAGATCATACCATCAAAAAACTGCTGCTTGTCTTTTGGGAGATAGTGCCAAAGACCACTCCAGATGGCAGGCTTTTGCAAGAAATGATCCTTGTATGCGATGCCTACAGAAAG GATCTTCAGCACCCAAATGAATTTATCCGAGGCTCTACTCTCCGTTTTCTTTGTAAGCTGAAAGAAGCAGAGCTGTTGGAGCCTTTGATGCCAGCCATCCGTGCGTGTCTAGAACATCGTCACAGCTATGTGCGCAGAAATGCAGTTCTTGCAATTTATACAATTTATAG aaattttgaaTATCTTATACCTGATGCTCCTGAATTGATCCATGATTTCTTGGTGAATGAGAAAGATGCaagctgcaaaagaaatgcatttatgATGCTAATTCATGCAGATCAG GATCGAGCTTTGGATTATTTGAGTACCTGTATTGACCAAGTCCAGACATTTGGTGACATACTGCAGTTGGTTATTGTTGAGCTAATTTATAAG GTCTGTCATGCGAATCCATCAGAGAGAGCTCGGTTTATTCGCTGCATCTACAACTTACTGCAGTCATCAAGTCCTGCAGTGAAGTATGAAGCTGCAGGTACTCTAGTTACACTCTCCAGTGCACCAACAGCAATCAAG GCAGCTGCCCAATGCTACATAGATTTGATTATTAAAGAAAGTGATAATAATGTGAAACTGATTGTTTTGGATCGGTTGATTGAATTAAAGGAGCATCCTTCCCATGAACGGGTGTTACAG GATCTAGTTATGGACATCCTCAGAGTGTTGAGTACCCCAGATCTAGAAGTGCGCAAAAAAACCCTTCAACTGGCTCTGGATCTTGTCTCTTCAAGAAATGTAGAGGAG CTTGTGATTGTTCTGAAGAAGGAAGTGATTAAAACTAATAATGTGACAGAGCATGAAGATACAGACAAGTATAGACAGCTGCTTGTTCGTACATTGCATTCCTGTAGTGTTCGGTTTCCAGATATGGCTGCAAATGTTATTCCAGTG CTGATGGAGTTCCTTAGTGATAATAATGAAGCGGCTGCTGCTGATGTCTTGGAGTTTGTGCGGGAAGCGATCCAGCGATTTGATAACCTCAGACCTCTTATTGTTGAGAAGATGCTTGAAGTCTTTCATGCTATTAAATCTGTCAA GATTTATCGAGGAGCTTTATGGATCCTTGGAGAATATTGCAGCACAAAGGAAGATATACAAAGTGTAATGACAGAAGTTCGCAGATCACTTGGAGAG ATACCAATAGTAGAATCTGAAATCAAGAAAGAAGCTGGTGAGCTAAAACCTGAAGAAGAGGTGTCTGTGGGTCCAGCCCAAAAATTGGTGACAGAGATGGGCACTTATGCAACACAGAGTGCTCTCAGTAGTTCCCGACCTGCCAAAAAGGAAGAAGACAG ACCTCCATTACGAGGATTCCTGCTCGATGGCGATTTCTTTGTTGCAGCTTCCCTTGCTACAACTTTAACTAAGATTGCTTTACGATATGTGTCACTAgttcaggaaaagaagaaacaaaac TCCTTTATTGCTGAAGCTATGCTGCTGATGGCCACTATTCTCCACCTGGGAAAGTCCTCTCTTCCCAAGAAACCAATTACAGATGACGATGTGGATCGTATTTCCTTGTGTCTGAAAGTTTTGTCAGAATGTTCTCCTCTCATGAATGATATTTTCAACAAAGAATGCAGGCAGTCCCTCTCTCATATGCTGTCAGCCAAGCTAGAAGAGGAGAAACTTTCCCAGAAG AAAGAATCTGAGAAGAGGAATGTGACGGTTCAGCCAGATGATCCTATTTCCTTCATGCAGCTTACTGCTAAAAATGAAATGAGCTCAAAAGAAGACCAGTTTCAGCTTAGCCTTCTTGCAGCAATGGGCAACACACAAAGGAAAGAGGCTGCTGATCCTCTTGCATCCAAACTTAATAAG GTTACTCAGCTGACAGGTTTCTCGGACCCTGTCTATGCAGAAGCGTACGTCCATGTCAATCAGTATGACATTGTGCTGGATGTGCTTGTGGTCAACCAGACCAGCGACACCCTGCAGAACTGCACGCTAGAGCTGGCTACGCTGG GTGACTTGAAACTTGTGGAAAAACCATCTCCTCTGACACTTGCTCCACATGATTTTGCAAACATTAAGGCTAATGTCAAAGTCGCTTCAACAGAAAATGGAATCATTTTTGGTAATATTG TGTATGATGTCTCTGGAGCAGCCAGCGACAGAAACTGTGTGGTTCTCAGTGATATTCACATTGACATCATGGATTACATCCAGCCTGCCTCTTGTACGGATGCAGAATTCAGACAAATGTGGGCAGAATTTGAGTGGGAAAACaaa gtTACAGTGAATACAAATATCATTGATCTAAATGAATACTTACAGCACATACTGAAGTCAACCAATATGAAATGCCTGACTCCAGAGAAG GCACTTTCTGGTTATTGTGGCTTTATGGCGGCCAATCTTTATGCGCGTTCCATATTTGGAGAAGATGCACTTGCAAATGTCAGCATTGAAAAGCCAATTCATCTGGGACCAGAGGCGCCTGTCACTGGTCACATACGAATCCGTGCAAAGAGTCAG GGAATGGCCCTGAGTCTTGGAGATAAGATCAATctgtctcagaagaaaacaagtttatAG